A window from Sebastes fasciatus isolate fSebFas1 chromosome 22, fSebFas1.pri, whole genome shotgun sequence encodes these proteins:
- the LOC141760181 gene encoding vang-like protein 2, which yields MDNESMYSGYSYKSSHSRSSRKHRDRRERHRSKSRDNSIRADKSVTIQAPGEPLLDAESTRGDDRDDNWGETTTVVTGTSVDSISNEDLTRMTKEIEDSSPLECRRYLSPALGAVLGLFALVTPLAFLALPQLLWRDSLEPCGTPCEGLYISLAFKLLILLISTWALFLRPPRATLPRFFIFRCLLLALVFLFVASYWLFYGVRVLEPRETDYRGIVGYAASLVDALLFIQYLALVLLEVRHLQPAFCLKVVRTTDGASRFYNVGHLSIQRAAVWVLDQYYSDFPVYNPALLNLPKSILSKKMSAFKVYNLGEENSTSNSTGQSRTMVAAAARRRDNSHNEYYYEEAEVERRVRKRKARLVVAVEEAFTHIKRHQADDATASSPKHPREVMDPREAAQAIFAPMARAMQKYLRATRQQAYHSMESIINHLQFCVTHNMTPRAFLERYLSPGPTLQYLDTSRGRHWTLVSEEPVTTALRQGQVFSLRRLDFSLVVTVTPLPFLRLGEEFIDPKKHKFVMKLQSETSV from the exons GGATAGACGGGAGCGTCATCGCTCGAAGAGTCGCGACAACAGCATCCGTGCAGACAAATCGGTGACCATCCAGGCTCCCGGAGAGCCGCTGCTGGACGCCGAGTCCACCAGAGGAGACGACAGG GATGACAACTGGGGCGAGACGACCACGGTGGTCACCGGCACCTCCGTGGACAGCATCTCCAACGAGGACCTGACGCGGATGACTAAGGAAATAGAGGATTCTTCGCCGTTGGAGTGCCGCCGTTACCTCAGTCCGGCGTTGGGCGCCGTTCTGGGACTCTTCGCTCTGGTTACTCCTCTGGCCTTCTTGGCCCTCCCACAGCTCCTTTGGCGGGATTCGCTGGAGCCTTGCGGCACGCCATGCGAGGGCCTTTACATTTCTCTGGCCTTCAAGCTCCTGATCCTCCTCATCTCCACGTGGGCGCTGTTTCTCCGCCCGCCCCGAGCCACTCTGCCGCGCTTCTTCATCTTCCGCTGTCTGCTGCTGGCGTTGGTCTTCCTCTTCGTGGCGTCCTATTGGCTCTTCTACGGGGTGCGGGTGCTGGAGCCCAGAGAGACGGACTACAGGGGGATTGTGGGATACGCGGCGTCTCTGGTGGACGCGCTGCTGTTCATTCAATACCTGGCGCTGGTGCTGCTGGAGGTCCGACACCTGCAGCCGGCTTTCTGTCTGAAGGTCGTGAGGACCACAGATGGAGCTAGTCGCTTCTACAACGTGGGTCACCTCAG TATTCAGCGGGCGGCGGTGTGGGTTCTGGACCAATACTACAGTGACTTCCCGGTCTACAACCCGGCTCTGCTCAACCTGCCCAAGTCCATCCTCTCCAAGAAGATGTCTGCCTTCAAGGTCTACAACCTGGGGGAAG AGAACAGCACCAGTAACTCTACGGGTCAGTCCAGAACCATGGTTGCAGCCGCCGCTCGGAGAAGAGACAACTCCCACAACGAGTACTACTACGAGGAGGCGGAGGTGGAGCGGAGGGTCCGAAAACGTAAAGCCAG ACTGGTGGTGGCAGTAGAAGAAGCCTTCACCCACATCAAGCGTCACCAGGCCGACGACGCGACCGCGTCCTCCCCCAAACACCCGCGGGAGGTGATGGACCCCAGGGAGGCGGCCCAGGCCATCTTTGCCCCCATGGCGAGGGCCATGCAGAAGTACCTCCGCGCCACCAGGCAGCAGGCCTACCACAGCATGGAGAGCATCATCAACCACCTGCAGTTCTGCGTCACACACAACATGACCCCCAGG GCTTTCCTTGAGCGTTACCTCAGCCCCGGTCCCACCCTCCAGTACCTGGacaccagcagggggcgccacTGGACACTAGTGAGCGAGGAGCCGGTGACTACAGCCCTGCGTCAAGGACAAGTCTTCTCCCTGAGACGCCTCGACTTCTCCCTGGTCGTCACGGTGACGCCTCTCCCCTTCCTGCGCCTGGGTGAGGAGTTCATCGACCCCAAAAAGCACAAGTTTGTCATGAAGCTCCAGTCAGAGACGTCTGTGTAG
- the LOC141760184 gene encoding uncharacterized protein LOC141760184 yields MKKMLLILILQVALVESRREVSGYPGDIVILRSGADPSWKLSSIEWSIFSNNTWIATHRNNKTNIKRVDRYKGRLKLNISSGDLTIKNLATEDNMEYTVHLINTERQNSGDKTMLIVRQRLQKPTLNKTYESEVGGCRLWLLCSSTDNGADVSWQGEAPGVTVFNRPNLDGNSAVLLAFLKTTQDSANFTCTSSKNTEKASTNVTLKCDDDKPQPPHPDNQNRGRDGLIYVFSQLFLLSVFIIPFYREV; encoded by the exons ATGAAGAAAATGCTCCTAATTCTAATCCTCCAAG TGGCACTAGTTGAATCCCGCAGGGAAGTCTCTGGGTACCCTGGGGATATCGTCATCTTGCGCTCAGGAGCCGACCCATCATGGAAACTTTCCTCAATCGAGTGGTCAATATTCTCAAACAACACTTGGATTGCCACCCATCGCAACAATAAGACAAACATCAAACGGGTCGATCGGTATAAAGGGCGACTCAAACTCAACATCTCCTCAG GTGACTTGACGATCAAGAATTTGGCCACAGAGGATAACATGGAATACACCGTACACCTCATCAATACGGAGAGACAGAACAGCGGAGACAAGACTATGCTCATAGTGAGAC AACGACTCCAGAAACCAACTTTGAACAAGACCTACGAATCTGAAGTAGGAGGCTGCAGGTTGTGGCTGCTTTGTTCCTCCACGGATAATGGTGCCGACGTGTCCTGGCAGGGTGAAGCTCCCGGTGTGACCGTCTTCAACAGGCCTAATCTTGATGGCAACTCTGCAGTTCTTTTAGCATTTCTCAAAACCACACAGGACAGTGCTAATTTCACCTGCACCTCCAGCAAGAATACGGAGAAGGCCTCAACCAATGTCACTCTAAAGTGTGATG ATGACAAGCCTCAGCCTCCACACCCGGATAATCAGAACAGGGGAAGAGATGGTCTTATTTATGTGTTCAGCCAGTTATTTTTACTGTCAGTATTTATAATACCCTTTTACAGAGAAGTGTAA